One stretch of Caldinitratiruptor microaerophilus DNA includes these proteins:
- the rplM gene encoding 50S ribosomal protein L13 — protein sequence MRTTYMAKPGEVERKWYVVDAEGKVLGRLAARVAAILRGKHKPTFTPHVDTGDFVIVVNADKVRLTGRKMDQKMYFRHSGYLGGWRMTPARQMLEKHPTRVVEMAVRGMLPKNRLGRKLFKKLKVYAGPEHPHAAQKPEKLDV from the coding sequence GTGCGCACAACGTACATGGCGAAGCCGGGCGAAGTCGAGCGCAAGTGGTACGTCGTGGACGCCGAGGGGAAGGTCCTCGGCCGCCTGGCTGCCCGCGTCGCTGCCATCCTGCGGGGCAAGCACAAGCCCACGTTCACCCCGCACGTGGATACGGGCGACTTCGTCATCGTGGTGAACGCGGACAAGGTACGCCTGACCGGCAGGAAGATGGACCAGAAGATGTACTTCCGGCACAGCGGTTACCTCGGCGGGTGGCGCATGACCCCGGCCCGCCAGATGCTCGAGAAGCACCCGACCCGCGTCGTGGAGATGGCCGTGCGGGGGATGCTCCCCAAGAACCGGCTCGGCCGCAAGCTCTTCAAGAAGCTCAAGGTGTACGCCGGTCCCGAGCACCCGCACGCCGCGCAGAAGCCCGAGAAGCTGGACGTCTGA
- the rpsI gene encoding 30S ribosomal protein S9 encodes MAVATAAVWATGRRKNAVARVRLLPGTGRIVVNGRPFEEYFPIRALQIVVRQPFTVTDTDGRYDVLAKVAGGGISGQAGALRHGIARALLKVDATLRPPLKQAGLLTRDPRVKERRKYGLKKARKRPQFSKR; translated from the coding sequence GTGGCAGTCGCAACCGCGGCCGTCTGGGCCACCGGGCGGCGCAAGAACGCCGTCGCCCGGGTGCGGCTTCTGCCCGGCACCGGCCGGATCGTCGTGAACGGGCGGCCCTTCGAGGAGTATTTCCCCATCCGTGCCCTGCAGATCGTGGTCCGGCAGCCCTTCACCGTGACCGATACCGACGGCCGCTACGACGTGCTGGCGAAGGTGGCCGGCGGCGGGATCTCCGGCCAGGCGGGCGCCCTGCGGCACGGAATCGCCCGGGCGCTGCTGAAGGTCGACGCGACCCTCCGGCCCCCGCTGAAGCAGGCCGGACTGCTCACCCGGGACCCCCGAGTCAAGGAGCGCCGCAAGTACGGCCTCAAGAAGGCGCGCAAGCGCCCGCAGTTCTCGAAGCGATAG
- a CDS encoding branched-chain amino acid transaminase, with the protein MSANPVAQQGVAGGRHGVDLDSWAYFGGEFVRLRDANVNIATHALNYGTGVFEGIRAYWNPAQKQLYGLKVEEHYRRMERNCRLLKIRLPESPAKLTEITVELLRRNGFQQDVYIRPIAFKSSLAIGVKLSGLEDAFGIFMAPMGDYIDTQKGLHLTVSSWRRLDDNDIPGRGKLTGSYLNAALAVDDARSAGFDDAIMLTADGHVSEGSAANLFMVREGRLITTPVTDAILEGITRRALMEMAGDLGIPVEVRTIDRTELYLADELFLCGTGVQIAPVTQVDFRPVGDGKVGPIARRLQQEYIAACRGENERYRHWIVPVYA; encoded by the coding sequence ATGAGCGCGAATCCGGTCGCCCAGCAGGGGGTTGCCGGTGGCCGCCACGGCGTCGACCTCGATTCGTGGGCATACTTCGGGGGCGAGTTCGTCCGGCTGCGGGACGCCAACGTCAACATCGCCACCCACGCCCTGAACTACGGCACCGGAGTGTTCGAGGGCATCCGGGCCTACTGGAACCCTGCGCAGAAGCAGCTGTACGGGCTGAAGGTCGAGGAGCACTACCGGCGGATGGAGCGCAACTGCCGGCTGCTGAAGATCCGCCTTCCCGAGTCCCCGGCGAAGCTCACCGAGATCACGGTGGAGCTGCTCCGGCGTAACGGCTTCCAGCAAGACGTCTACATCCGCCCGATCGCCTTCAAGTCCTCGCTGGCGATCGGCGTGAAGCTCTCCGGCCTGGAGGACGCCTTCGGGATCTTCATGGCGCCGATGGGGGACTACATCGACACCCAGAAGGGCCTGCACCTCACGGTCTCGTCCTGGCGCCGGCTCGACGACAACGACATCCCCGGCCGCGGCAAGCTGACCGGCAGCTACCTGAACGCGGCGCTGGCCGTCGACGACGCCCGGAGCGCCGGGTTTGACGACGCCATCATGCTGACCGCCGACGGCCACGTGTCGGAGGGCTCCGCGGCGAACCTGTTCATGGTGCGCGAGGGCCGCCTCATCACCACCCCGGTCACTGACGCGATCCTGGAGGGCATCACCCGCCGGGCGCTCATGGAGATGGCCGGCGACCTGGGCATTCCGGTCGAGGTCCGCACCATCGACCGGACGGAGCTCTATCTCGCCGACGAGCTCTTCCTCTGCGGCACCGGGGTGCAGATCGCGCCGGTCACCCAGGTCGACTTCCGCCCCGTCGGCGACGGCAAGGTGGGGCCGATCGCCCGCCGCCTGCAGCAGGAGTACATCGCCGCCTGCCGGGGCGAGAACGAGCGCTACCGCCACTGGATCGTGCCGGTGTACGCGTGA
- a CDS encoding glycosyltransferase family 4 protein produces the protein MRVVMLTWEYPPAQVGGISPHVLGLSRALVRRGVAVDVLTRAAPGAAGVAEEDGVRVHRVHPYFGNALDFPGWIMHLNFALAEAGIRLLGRSALQPPAGGAAEDEVVLHAHDWVTAYAGRLLKHAFRLPLVATVHATEHGRMRGLHHAGHKYIHDVEWWLTYEAWRVITCSRAMQHEVRRLFGLPEDKVRVVPNGIDVPPHAERLPEGAPPREFFAAPWERIVYHLGRLVPEKGAGVLLEAFPDVLAAFPEAKLVIAGGGPWEGELRARAAALGLGPKVYFTGYLQDPARWALFHYADVAVFPSTYEPFGIVALEAMTAGTPLVVSDVGGLAELVEHGVDGRKALPGHPDSLAEQIKAALADPAGSREMARRAREKVAARYTWSSVARATAAIYEEVLREWRQSPWVEPPRAGQPAG, from the coding sequence ATGCGCGTCGTGATGCTGACGTGGGAGTACCCGCCGGCCCAGGTCGGGGGGATCTCGCCCCACGTCCTGGGTTTGTCCCGGGCCCTGGTGCGCCGGGGCGTGGCCGTCGACGTCCTCACGCGCGCGGCCCCGGGCGCCGCCGGGGTGGCCGAAGAGGACGGGGTGCGCGTCCACCGGGTGCACCCCTACTTCGGGAACGCGCTCGACTTCCCGGGGTGGATCATGCACCTCAACTTTGCCCTCGCCGAGGCCGGGATCCGGCTTCTGGGCCGCAGCGCCCTCCAGCCGCCTGCCGGGGGCGCGGCGGAGGACGAGGTGGTGCTGCACGCGCACGACTGGGTCACCGCCTACGCCGGCCGCCTCCTGAAGCACGCGTTCCGGCTGCCCCTCGTGGCCACCGTCCACGCGACCGAGCACGGGCGCATGCGAGGTCTACACCATGCCGGACACAAATACATTCATGACGTCGAGTGGTGGCTGACCTACGAGGCCTGGCGGGTGATCACCTGCAGCCGGGCCATGCAGCACGAGGTCCGGCGGCTGTTCGGCCTCCCGGAGGACAAGGTGCGGGTCGTGCCCAACGGCATCGACGTGCCGCCGCATGCCGAACGGCTCCCGGAAGGCGCTCCGCCCCGGGAATTCTTCGCGGCGCCCTGGGAGAGGATCGTCTACCACCTGGGGCGCCTGGTCCCCGAGAAGGGGGCCGGGGTGCTGCTCGAGGCCTTTCCCGACGTCCTGGCGGCGTTTCCCGAAGCCAAGCTCGTCATCGCCGGCGGGGGGCCGTGGGAGGGCGAGCTGCGGGCCCGCGCGGCCGCCCTGGGCCTGGGGCCGAAGGTGTACTTCACGGGCTACCTCCAGGATCCGGCGCGGTGGGCGCTCTTCCACTACGCCGACGTCGCGGTCTTCCCGAGCACGTACGAGCCCTTCGGCATCGTGGCGCTCGAGGCGATGACGGCCGGCACCCCGCTCGTGGTCTCCGACGTGGGCGGTCTGGCCGAACTCGTCGAGCACGGGGTGGACGGCCGCAAGGCGCTCCCGGGTCACCCCGATTCCCTGGCCGAGCAGATCAAGGCGGCGCTGGCCGACCCCGCCGGTTCCCGGGAGATGGCCCGGCGCGCGCGGGAGAAGGTCGCTGCGCGCTACACCTGGAGCAGCGTGGCCCGGGCAACCGCGGCCATCTACGAGGAGGTACTCCGGGAGTGGCGGCAGAGCCCCTGGGTGGAGCCCCCCCGGGCCGGTCAGCCTGCCGGATGA
- a CDS encoding sugar phosphate nucleotidyltransferase — protein sequence MKAVIMAGGEGNRLRPLTCDRPKPLVPICNRPVLGYSLSLLRRHGFEGAVVTLGHRAGQVEAYLAGEPAFPPEREGPLRHVVTSVEPAPLGTAGSVAAAWRADPVGLGGTLVVLSGDGLTDIDLSALVAFHRARRAQVTLAVTRVADPREYGVVEIAPDGAVTRFLEKPARDEAFADTVNTGVYVLEAEVLELVPPHRAWDFSRDLFPALLAGGARVYGWVAGGYWCDVGEPRAYRQANLDLLAGRTAFRPPGEEVAPGVWLEEAARLDPPARLEGPVLLGRGARVEAGAILAGGVVVGQAARVEAGARLYAAVVGEGAVVGAGAAVTEAVVAAGARVGAGAAIHRDAVVGPGARIGEGASVHPGVHVWADRGVAAAAEVRRHVIWSDHGAGPGDLFRGTFGTDLDPVRAVRLGEALGSALGPGPVAVGADPHPAAATLARAFESGLTFAGRRVVTLPPAGPALLAWAVRRCGAAGGVHVPAPGPGGTVELTVVGRGGGSLTRDEERRLERAAAGPGPVAGVGGPDGEPPAPGEARPFPEAPLLFLRETVQRAVRGAPG from the coding sequence ATGAAGGCGGTCATCATGGCGGGCGGTGAGGGCAACCGGCTCCGACCTCTGACGTGCGACCGCCCGAAGCCGCTCGTTCCCATCTGCAACCGGCCCGTCCTCGGGTATTCCCTGTCCCTGCTCCGCCGCCACGGGTTCGAGGGTGCCGTCGTCACGCTGGGCCACCGGGCCGGCCAGGTCGAGGCCTACCTGGCCGGAGAGCCCGCGTTCCCGCCCGAGCGCGAAGGCCCCTTGCGCCACGTCGTCACGTCGGTCGAGCCGGCGCCTCTGGGCACCGCGGGTAGCGTGGCCGCCGCGTGGCGTGCCGACCCGGTCGGGCTCGGCGGCACGCTGGTGGTGCTGAGCGGGGACGGCCTCACGGACATCGACCTGTCGGCCCTGGTGGCCTTCCACCGGGCGCGCCGGGCCCAGGTCACCCTGGCGGTCACCCGGGTGGCCGACCCGCGCGAGTACGGCGTCGTCGAGATCGCCCCCGACGGGGCGGTGACCCGCTTCCTCGAAAAGCCCGCCCGGGATGAGGCGTTCGCCGACACGGTCAACACGGGCGTGTACGTCCTGGAGGCCGAGGTCCTCGAACTCGTGCCGCCTCACCGGGCGTGGGACTTCAGCCGCGACCTCTTCCCCGCGCTCCTCGCCGGGGGGGCCCGGGTCTACGGCTGGGTGGCCGGTGGGTACTGGTGCGACGTGGGCGAGCCCAGGGCGTACCGGCAGGCCAACCTGGACCTCCTGGCCGGACGGACGGCGTTCCGGCCGCCCGGGGAGGAGGTCGCCCCCGGGGTGTGGCTGGAGGAGGCGGCGCGGCTCGACCCGCCGGCCCGGTTGGAGGGACCCGTGCTCCTCGGGCGGGGCGCCCGGGTCGAGGCCGGCGCGATCCTGGCCGGCGGGGTCGTGGTGGGGCAGGCGGCGCGGGTCGAGGCCGGCGCCCGGCTGTACGCGGCGGTCGTGGGGGAGGGGGCGGTGGTCGGCGCCGGGGCCGCGGTGACGGAGGCGGTGGTGGCCGCCGGGGCGCGGGTGGGCGCCGGGGCCGCGATCCACCGCGACGCCGTGGTGGGGCCCGGGGCGCGGATCGGCGAGGGCGCGTCCGTCCACCCCGGCGTGCACGTGTGGGCCGATCGGGGGGTCGCCGCGGCGGCGGAGGTCCGCCGCCACGTGATCTGGTCCGACCATGGCGCCGGGCCGGGCGATCTCTTCCGCGGCACCTTCGGCACGGACCTTGACCCCGTGCGGGCGGTGCGGCTCGGCGAGGCGCTGGGGTCCGCACTCGGCCCGGGTCCCGTCGCGGTGGGCGCCGACCCCCACCCGGCCGCGGCCACCCTCGCCCGGGCGTTCGAGTCAGGCCTCACCTTCGCCGGCCGGCGGGTCGTCACCCTCCCCCCGGCTGGCCCGGCGCTACTCGCCTGGGCGGTGCGGCGCTGCGGCGCGGCCGGCGGGGTCCACGTGCCCGCGCCCGGGCCGGGGGGAACCGTGGAGCTGACCGTGGTCGGCCGGGGGGGAGGGAGCCTCACGCGGGACGAGGAGCGCCGCCTGGAGCGAGCCGCGGCCGGGCCGGGGCCTGTGGCCGGCGTGGGGGGCCCGGACGGCGAGCCGCCGGCTCCGGGCGAGGCGCGGCCGTTCCCCGAGGCGCCGCTCCTGTTCCTGCGGGAGACCGTGCAGCGCGCCGTGAGGGGGGCACCGGGGTGA
- a CDS encoding class I SAM-dependent methyltransferase codes for MGERFDPAKADHLLDPARKAWYDPDRVLTHLDLGRGRVVADVGCGPGWFTLPLAERVAPDGLVYAIDVEEKMLERLMERAKERAVANIRPVLAEEEDEFPVPSSSCDAALVASVYHEVDPTSSFANEVRRILRPGGVCLLIEWRPEPTPVGPPQHERLSPDDVIREWTAAGFEAAGPVEVGPYHYGIMFHAVKGSA; via the coding sequence GTGGGCGAGCGCTTTGACCCGGCCAAGGCCGATCACCTATTGGACCCGGCGCGCAAGGCGTGGTACGACCCCGACCGGGTCCTGACACACCTGGACCTGGGTCGCGGCCGGGTGGTGGCGGACGTGGGGTGCGGTCCCGGCTGGTTCACCCTGCCGCTGGCCGAGAGGGTGGCTCCGGACGGGCTGGTGTATGCGATCGACGTCGAGGAGAAGATGCTCGAGCGCCTCATGGAGCGGGCGAAGGAGCGCGCGGTGGCCAACATCCGCCCCGTCCTGGCAGAGGAAGAGGACGAGTTCCCGGTGCCGAGCTCCAGCTGCGACGCGGCGCTCGTGGCGAGCGTGTACCACGAGGTGGACCCCACCTCCAGCTTCGCGAACGAGGTTCGCCGCATCCTGCGCCCGGGCGGCGTGTGCCTCCTGATCGAGTGGCGGCCCGAGCCGACCCCCGTGGGCCCTCCCCAGCACGAGCGCCTCTCTCCTGACGACGTGATCCGGGAGTGGACCGCCGCCGGGTTCGAGGCAGCCGGCCCGGTGGAGGTCGGGCCCTACCACTACGGGATCATGTTCCACGCCGTGAAGGGAAGCGCGTGA
- a CDS encoding trypsin-like peptidase domain-containing protein, with translation MVRSGRRVGGLLLWVAVAALGVGAISGGATLAERLGKGAFGAPGRALASEGAVAQSSPEPGAAARTPATPPLVDPDAIADIVERVGPAAVRINATAVRRAPDPFFGDPFFRQFFGDLLPQQEQVEHSLGTGVIVSADGYVVTNQHVIDGAQELEVEVWGEKQPYKARVVGQDRQTDLAVLKIEPRGKLTVATLGDSDRVRVGEWAIAIGNPYGFDHTVSVGVISAKGRPLRIQNREFTNLLQTDAAINPGNSGGPLLNLRGEVIGINTAIRADAQGIGFAIPSNTVKVIYEQLRTQGQVQRAYMGVSTIAVNEAVARYIGLPEVQGVLVMRVAPDSPAERAGIRRFDVIFEVDRQPVDTPEKLQAVIARRKPGDTVPVLLWREGQPTTVNVRLEQRPAE, from the coding sequence ATGGTTCGTTCAGGCCGGCGCGTGGGCGGACTCCTGCTCTGGGTGGCCGTGGCCGCCCTCGGCGTCGGGGCGATCTCGGGCGGCGCGACCCTGGCCGAGCGGCTGGGCAAGGGCGCGTTCGGGGCGCCCGGCCGGGCGCTCGCCTCGGAAGGCGCGGTGGCGCAGAGCAGCCCCGAACCGGGAGCGGCTGCCCGCACCCCGGCGACTCCGCCGCTCGTCGACCCCGATGCGATCGCGGACATCGTGGAGCGCGTGGGACCGGCAGCCGTGCGCATCAACGCCACGGCCGTCCGCCGGGCCCCGGATCCCTTCTTCGGCGACCCGTTCTTCCGGCAGTTCTTCGGCGATCTCCTCCCGCAGCAGGAGCAGGTCGAGCACTCGCTCGGGACCGGCGTGATCGTCTCCGCCGACGGGTACGTCGTCACGAACCAGCACGTCATCGACGGCGCGCAGGAGCTGGAGGTCGAGGTTTGGGGCGAGAAGCAGCCCTACAAGGCCCGCGTCGTGGGGCAGGACCGGCAGACGGACCTGGCGGTGCTGAAGATCGAGCCGCGGGGGAAGCTCACCGTCGCCACCCTGGGCGACTCGGACCGCGTGCGGGTCGGCGAGTGGGCCATCGCCATCGGCAACCCGTACGGGTTCGACCACACGGTCTCCGTCGGCGTGATCTCCGCCAAGGGCCGCCCCCTGCGGATCCAGAACCGGGAGTTCACGAACCTCCTCCAGACTGACGCGGCGATCAACCCGGGCAACAGCGGCGGGCCCCTCCTGAACCTGCGGGGCGAGGTCATCGGCATCAACACGGCCATCCGCGCCGACGCCCAGGGGATCGGCTTCGCCATCCCGTCGAACACGGTGAAGGTCATCTACGAGCAGCTGCGCACCCAGGGGCAGGTCCAGCGGGCGTACATGGGCGTGTCCACCATCGCCGTGAACGAGGCCGTGGCCCGGTACATCGGCCTGCCCGAGGTCCAGGGCGTGCTGGTGATGCGCGTGGCTCCCGACAGCCCCGCCGAGCGGGCGGGGATCCGCCGGTTCGACGTCATCTTCGAGGTCGACCGCCAGCCCGTGGACACGCCGGAGAAGCTGCAGGCGGTCATCGCCCGGCGCAAGCCCGGCGACACGGTTCCCGTCCTCCTGTGGCGGGAGGGGCAGCCGACCACCGTGAACGTCCGCCTGGAGCAGCGTCCGGCGGAGTGA
- a CDS encoding (Fe-S)-binding protein, producing MEGYSTAALRQLDHCNKCGFCLPACPTFLETGLEMASPRGRLAIAEEVMAGRMPLSDYVAEHMYLCLDCRACEVACPSGVEFDRVLADTRFLLNRAGIPPAGNPRMQRLLLGTVARPRRLRLLKGAVRAYQALGLRALARRPAVRRLLPARLRNLEAMLPDQAEQVRALRPPARKTAPGTGPGTVTVAFFPGCVQAALFEGTNARTVRVLEHFGARVVPAAGFGCCGALHGHAGDREQAKALARQNIEAFERSGAEYLVNNAGGCGTFLKEYPRLFEDEPDWLPRAEAFAARVRDASELLLELPGPPRWQDGETAAGTKPRIVVTYQDSCHLRNVQRVWQEPRRILRRLPGVEYVELPGADQCCGSAGIYNVTHPEMSQAILDRKMASVKGVDPDVIVVANPGCQMQMLLGVERHGLGGKVRVMHLIDLVAETLGL from the coding sequence GTGGAAGGGTATAGCACGGCCGCCCTTCGCCAGCTGGACCACTGCAATAAATGCGGCTTCTGCCTTCCCGCCTGCCCGACGTTCCTGGAGACGGGGCTCGAGATGGCCTCTCCGCGGGGGCGGCTGGCCATCGCCGAGGAGGTCATGGCCGGCCGGATGCCCCTCAGCGACTACGTCGCCGAGCACATGTACCTCTGCCTGGACTGCCGGGCGTGCGAGGTGGCCTGCCCCTCGGGCGTCGAGTTCGACCGCGTGCTGGCCGACACCCGCTTCCTCCTGAACAGGGCGGGCATCCCGCCGGCGGGCAACCCGCGCATGCAGCGGCTCCTCCTGGGGACCGTGGCCCGCCCCCGGCGGCTGCGCCTCCTGAAGGGCGCGGTGCGGGCCTACCAGGCCCTCGGCCTGCGCGCCCTGGCCCGCCGCCCCGCGGTCCGGCGCCTCTTGCCCGCCCGCCTGCGGAACCTGGAGGCCATGCTTCCCGACCAGGCCGAGCAGGTGCGGGCGCTCCGGCCGCCCGCGCGCAAGACCGCCCCGGGGACGGGCCCCGGGACGGTCACCGTGGCGTTCTTCCCCGGCTGCGTCCAGGCCGCGCTCTTCGAGGGCACCAACGCCCGCACGGTGCGGGTGCTCGAGCACTTCGGCGCCCGGGTTGTCCCGGCGGCAGGGTTCGGCTGCTGCGGGGCGCTTCACGGCCACGCCGGGGACCGGGAGCAGGCGAAGGCGCTGGCGCGGCAGAACATCGAGGCGTTCGAGCGGAGCGGCGCCGAGTACCTCGTCAACAACGCCGGGGGGTGCGGGACCTTCCTGAAGGAGTACCCCCGCCTCTTCGAGGACGAGCCCGACTGGCTGCCGCGGGCGGAGGCCTTCGCCGCCCGGGTGCGCGACGCGTCCGAGCTCTTGCTCGAGCTGCCGGGGCCGCCCCGCTGGCAGGACGGCGAGACGGCCGCCGGGACGAAGCCGCGCATCGTCGTGACATACCAGGACTCCTGCCACCTCCGCAACGTGCAGCGGGTGTGGCAGGAGCCCCGAAGGATCCTGCGCCGGCTTCCGGGCGTCGAGTACGTGGAGCTCCCGGGTGCCGACCAGTGCTGCGGCTCGGCCGGGATCTACAACGTGACGCACCCGGAGATGTCCCAGGCGATCCTCGACAGGAAGATGGCGAGCGTGAAGGGCGTCGACCCCGACGTCATCGTGGTCGCCAACCCGGGTTGCCAGATGCAGATGCTCCTCGGCGTGGAGCGCCACGGCCTCGGCGGGAAGGTGCGGGTCATGCACCTGATCGACCTGGTGGCCGAGACGCTGGGGCTCTGA
- a CDS encoding FAD-binding oxidoreductase: MPEEPTASPDTVLRPASAGELARLLREARGGPGLSPRGAGSQWARWGRLPAVGLDLRALPAEPRLSAANLTVTVPAWWRLHQLDALLAPHGLWYPVDAGDGGAATVGGHVAAATAGIRRTGLGPARDWVLGVLAVLPDGREVRPGGEMIKNVAGYNVHRVLVGSLGMLAVLVEVSLRIAPRPERHVTLRARFETPAAAWAALSPLRRQASTLVAAEWLRAGPGVEVLLAFEGPTRAVEHQSGAAAQELRRAAGLAPGTGDGVELAGGDGAAALWNARRERLFGPAVLRLRAGVRPSELPRLWSDAAEVLAGRAWDGIARGYGGVLEIVIPAGSEPPGGAGEPDAPAGLVPAVQELRRRAEALGGYLQVRGAPPGSLGDLPWTAPSPDGHLHRRLKAVFDPDGVLAGAAFLLPEPGGPAPAMAASETVHAKGGSAGGRV, translated from the coding sequence ATGCCCGAAGAACCGACCGCGTCTCCGGACACCGTGTTGCGGCCGGCGAGCGCCGGTGAACTCGCCCGCCTCCTCCGCGAGGCCCGGGGCGGTCCGGGACTCTCTCCGCGGGGAGCCGGCAGCCAGTGGGCGAGGTGGGGCCGGCTGCCGGCTGTCGGGCTCGACCTCCGGGCGCTTCCCGCCGAGCCCCGGCTGAGCGCCGCCAACCTCACCGTCACGGTGCCGGCCTGGTGGCGGCTCCACCAGCTCGACGCGCTGCTGGCGCCCCACGGGCTGTGGTATCCCGTCGACGCCGGCGACGGCGGCGCCGCCACGGTGGGCGGGCACGTGGCCGCCGCGACGGCCGGGATCCGGCGTACCGGGCTGGGCCCGGCGAGAGACTGGGTCCTGGGCGTGCTGGCCGTGCTGCCCGACGGCAGGGAGGTGCGCCCCGGCGGAGAGATGATCAAGAACGTCGCCGGGTACAACGTGCACCGGGTCCTGGTGGGATCGCTGGGCATGCTGGCCGTGCTGGTCGAGGTGAGCCTGCGGATCGCCCCGCGCCCCGAGCGCCACGTCACCCTGCGGGCCCGCTTCGAGACGCCCGCGGCCGCCTGGGCGGCGCTCTCGCCGCTGAGGCGCCAGGCGAGCACCCTGGTCGCCGCCGAGTGGCTGCGCGCCGGCCCCGGCGTGGAGGTGCTGCTGGCGTTCGAGGGCCCGACCCGGGCGGTCGAGCACCAGTCGGGGGCGGCGGCGCAGGAACTCCGGCGCGCCGCGGGGCTCGCCCCCGGGACCGGGGACGGGGTCGAGCTGGCCGGCGGCGATGGCGCCGCGGCCCTGTGGAACGCCCGCCGGGAGCGGCTGTTCGGGCCGGCCGTGCTGAGGCTGCGCGCCGGCGTCCGCCCGTCCGAACTGCCCCGCCTCTGGTCGGACGCCGCCGAGGTGCTCGCCGGCCGGGCGTGGGACGGGATCGCCCGGGGCTACGGCGGCGTCCTCGAGATCGTCATCCCGGCGGGCAGCGAGCCGCCCGGCGGCGCGGGCGAACCGGACGCCCCGGCCGGCCTCGTGCCTGCCGTGCAGGAGCTGCGCCGGCGGGCGGAAGCCCTCGGCGGCTACCTCCAGGTGCGCGGCGCCCCACCGGGATCCCTCGGGGACCTGCCCTGGACGGCCCCCTCGCCCGACGGCCACCTGCACCGGCGCCTGAAGGCCGTGTTCGACCCGGACGGGGTGCTGGCCGGGGCCGCCTTCCTGCTGCCGGAGCCCGGGGGGCCGGCGCCCGCCATGGCGGCGTCGGAAACCGTCCACGCGAAGGGAGGGTCGGCGGGTGGAAGGGTATAG
- a CDS encoding FAD-binding oxidoreductase, protein MANLVAPQPGPEGFPRAVALPPDKLEAAHRELVERFGPGRVLTDFRDRMAYAYDATGEKYPPDAVVFPLSTEDVADAVRIAARHGLPVIARGGGTNISGGTIPVTGGLCLAMNRMDRILAIDTENHTATVQPGLRNLALQEALRPHGFFFAPDPSSHRVSTVGGNAGENAGGPHCLKYGVTVNHVLGLTVVLADGEVVRLGGPEQDRPGYDLVSLLVGSEGTLGVITELVVRILPLPPVVRTLLAIFDDLEVAMQTVSDIIAARVVPATMELLDRGTIEVVERYARAGYPEDAEAVLLIEVDGPEESVADELARVEAVCRRNGVRELRVAKTEAEREALWLGRRAAYGAAGRLSAHVWTQDVTVPRDRLVEMLRTVQAIGRKYGIRLINVAHAGDGNLHPLVAYDPQDADEIRRMKAADQEILAACVALGGSISGEHGIGIDKLPNLELQLGPDLLGLMWSVRQAFDPALRLNPGKAVAAPRRNV, encoded by the coding sequence ATGGCGAACCTCGTCGCCCCCCAGCCAGGTCCGGAGGGCTTCCCCCGGGCCGTCGCGCTGCCGCCGGACAAGCTGGAGGCGGCGCACCGGGAACTCGTGGAGCGCTTCGGCCCGGGCCGGGTCCTGACCGACTTCCGGGACCGGATGGCCTACGCGTACGACGCCACCGGCGAAAAGTACCCGCCCGACGCCGTCGTGTTCCCCCTGAGCACCGAGGACGTGGCGGACGCGGTGCGCATCGCGGCCCGCCACGGGCTCCCGGTCATCGCGCGCGGGGGCGGCACGAACATCAGCGGCGGGACGATCCCGGTCACGGGCGGGCTCTGCCTGGCCATGAACCGCATGGACCGCATCCTGGCGATCGACACCGAGAACCACACGGCCACCGTCCAGCCGGGGCTGCGCAACCTGGCGCTCCAGGAGGCGCTCAGGCCGCACGGCTTCTTCTTCGCCCCCGACCCCTCGAGCCACCGGGTCTCCACCGTGGGCGGCAACGCGGGCGAGAACGCCGGCGGGCCGCACTGCCTCAAGTACGGCGTCACGGTCAACCACGTGCTCGGGCTGACGGTGGTCCTCGCCGACGGCGAGGTGGTGCGCCTCGGCGGGCCGGAGCAGGACCGGCCCGGGTACGATCTGGTGAGCCTGCTCGTGGGGTCCGAGGGCACGCTCGGGGTCATCACCGAGCTCGTGGTACGGATCCTGCCGCTGCCGCCGGTCGTCCGCACCCTCCTCGCCATCTTCGACGACCTCGAGGTGGCGATGCAGACCGTCTCCGACATCATCGCCGCCCGGGTGGTCCCCGCCACGATGGAGCTCCTCGACCGCGGGACCATCGAGGTGGTGGAGCGCTACGCCCGGGCCGGCTACCCCGAGGATGCCGAGGCCGTCCTCCTCATCGAGGTCGACGGCCCAGAGGAGTCGGTGGCCGACGAACTCGCCCGGGTCGAGGCGGTCTGCCGGCGAAACGGGGTGCGGGAATTGCGGGTCGCCAAGACGGAGGCGGAGCGGGAGGCGCTCTGGCTGGGCCGTCGGGCCGCGTACGGGGCCGCGGGCCGCCTGAGCGCCCACGTGTGGACCCAGGACGTGACGGTGCCCCGGGACCGCCTCGTGGAGATGCTGCGCACGGTCCAGGCGATCGGCCGGAAGTACGGGATCCGCCTCATCAACGTGGCCCACGCCGGCGACGGCAACCTGCACCCGCTGGTGGCCTACGACCCCCAGGACGCGGACGAGATCCGCCGCATGAAGGCCGCCGACCAGGAGATCCTGGCCGCCTGCGTCGCCCTGGGCGGTTCGATCTCGGGCGAGCACGGGATCGGGATCGACAAGCTGCCGAACCTCGAGCTGCAGCTCGGCCCCGACCTCCTCGGCCTCATGTGGTCCGTGCGGCAGGCCTTCGACCCCGCCCTGCGCCTGAACCCCGGCAAGGCGGTCGCGGCACCCAGGCGCAACGTCTAG